In Osmia bicornis bicornis chromosome 1, iOsmBic2.1, whole genome shotgun sequence, the following proteins share a genomic window:
- the LOC123987745 gene encoding uncharacterized protein LOC123987745 codes for MPNNSASSSHAQTATRGSNIGTLRRRRGHILGQISSLKTFLDYYEESDSRDSFLLETHLNGLNETWKKFDDLQFALEELDESEEPRRYQIQNDYYTAIARANRLLHNGQPTGSTTRAANPSPASTASAPMAIKLPEMRRPTFDGTIEEWSSFHDIFTSMIDRNEDLTPVQKFQYLRSTLTGKAAACIKALSTTDANYHDAIELLREKYDCPRRVILGHCDALRDIPKLIRDTPEALGDLVDNVNQHLRALTSLGENVISWNSLLLSMILSKLNSNTVWHWELALKDKRTVPAYTDLLAFLEKRANCARTSITRAAPTAEPRGSGPSGNPRVMKHRPSRSHAFLSTKTRQHPYEDHRTNDRQHMSAPPRRCPVCVKNHIIWFCERFHGSSVRDRIAAVNRASLCHNCLRDGHNADACKHGTCRICRKKHHTLLHQTITTAEPTPRRASESSQSTETTRQPR; via the coding sequence ATGCCTAATAACTCCGCGAGTTCGAGTCACGCGCAAACCGCCACCCGCGGATCGAATATCGGTACCTTGCGGCGTAGACGGGGTCACATCCTCGGGCAGATTTCCTCTTTGAAGACCTTCCTCGATTATTATGAGGAGTCTGATTCACGCGATTCGTTCTTATTGGAAACCCATTTGAACGGCTTAAATGAGACCTGGAAGAAATTCGACGACCTTCAATTTGCCCTCGAAGAGCTCGACGAATCAGAAGAACCGCGTCGATATCAAATTCAAAACGACTACTACACCGCAATAGCCAGGGCAAATCGTCTGTTGCATAATGGACAACCAACAGGTTCCACGACACGCGCCGCTAATCCGTCCCCGGCATCCACCGCATCGGCACCGATGGCCATTAAACTACCTGAGATGCGCCGGCCGACTTTCGACGGGACAATAGAAGAATGGTCATCCTTTCATGATATCTTCACTTCAATGATCGATCGTAACGAAGATTTAACACCGGTACAGAAGTTTCAGTATTTACGTTCTACCTTAACCGGTAAGGCCGCGGCGTGCATCAAGGCGTTAAGCACCACCGACGCGAATTATCACGATGCAATCGAACTATTACGCGAAAAATACGACTGTCCACGTCGCGTCATATTAGGCCATTGCGACGCGCTGCGGGATATCCCAAAACTCATAAGGGATACACCGGAAGCCTTGGGCGATTTAGTAGATAACGTGAACCAGCATCTACGCGCATTGACGAGTCTGGGCGAAAATGTAATCTCATGGAATAGTCTTCTACTATCCATGATCttatctaaattaaattcaaacacGGTGTGGCATTGGGAACTGGCGCTCAAGGACAAAAGGACGGTACCGGCGTACACCGATCTTCTCGCGTTCCTCGAGAAACGGGCTAATTGTGCGCGAACATCAATCACGAGGGCAGCTCCAACCGCTGAACCTCGTGGATCGGGTCCTTCAGGAAATCCACGGGTCATGAAACATCGACCATCGAGAAGCCACGCGTTTCTGTCCACTAAGACTCGCCAACACCCGTACGAGGACCATAGAACAAACGACAGGCAACACATGTCAGCTCCACCTAGGCGATGCCCGGTCTGCGTCAAAAATCACATAATATGGTTTTGTGAGCGGTTCCACGGTTCGTCGGTCCGTGATAGGATCGCAGCTGTAAATAGAGCTTCATTGTGTCATAATTGTTTGAGGGACGGCCACAACGCGGACGCTTGTAAACACGGCACGTGTCGCATATGCCGCAAGAAGCACCACACGCTACTCCACCAAACAATCACAACCGCGGAACCCACCCCGCGAAGGGCGTCAGAGTCTTCCCAGTCGACGGAGACAACGCGGCAGCCGAGATGA